One Aliidiomarina minuta genomic region harbors:
- the tuf gene encoding elongation factor Tu, translating to MAKEKFERSKPHVNVGTIGHVDHGKTTLTAAITTVLAKVYGGAAKDFASIDNAPEERERGITISTSHVEYDTPIRHYAHVDCPGHADYVKNMITGAAQMDGAILVVAATDGPMPQTREHILLSRQVGVPFIVVFMNKCDMVDDEELLELVEMEVRELLSEYDFPGDDLPVIQGSALKALEGDEAWTQKIVELAEALDTYIPEPERDIDKPFLMPIEDVFSISGRGTVVTGRVERGIVNTGDEVEIVGIKDTTKTVVTGVEMFRKLLDEGRAGENIGALLRGTKREDIQRGQVLAKPGSITPHTKFEAEVYVLSKEEGGRHTPFFKGYRPQFYFRTTDVTGAVELPEGVEMVMPGDNIKFVVDLIAPIAMDDGLRFAIREGGRTVGAGVVSKILD from the coding sequence ATGGCTAAAGAAAAATTTGAACGTAGTAAGCCGCACGTAAACGTCGGCACCATCGGTCACGTTGACCACGGTAAAACTACTTTGACTGCAGCAATCACTACCGTACTTGCAAAAGTATACGGCGGTGCTGCAAAAGACTTCGCATCTATCGATAATGCTCCAGAAGAGCGCGAGCGTGGTATCACTATCTCAACCTCACACGTTGAGTATGACACTCCGATCCGTCACTATGCGCACGTTGATTGCCCAGGTCACGCTGACTACGTTAAGAACATGATTACTGGTGCTGCTCAGATGGACGGCGCTATTCTGGTAGTTGCTGCGACTGATGGCCCAATGCCACAGACGCGTGAGCACATCCTGCTGTCTCGTCAGGTTGGCGTTCCTTTCATCGTTGTATTCATGAACAAATGTGACATGGTCGATGATGAAGAGCTGCTTGAGCTGGTCGAGATGGAAGTTCGTGAACTGCTGTCTGAGTACGATTTCCCAGGTGACGACCTGCCAGTTATTCAGGGCTCAGCTCTGAAAGCCCTGGAAGGCGACGAAGCATGGACACAAAAAATCGTTGAGTTGGCCGAAGCACTGGACACTTATATCCCAGAGCCAGAGCGTGACATCGACAAGCCGTTCCTGATGCCTATCGAAGACGTATTCTCTATTTCTGGCCGCGGTACTGTAGTAACCGGTCGTGTAGAGCGCGGTATCGTAAACACAGGTGACGAAGTTGAAATCGTTGGTATCAAAGATACGACGAAGACAGTTGTAACTGGTGTTGAGATGTTCCGTAAGCTGCTTGACGAAGGTCGTGCAGGTGAGAACATCGGTGCGCTTCTGCGTGGTACGAAGCGTGAAGACATCCAACGTGGTCAGGTACTGGCGAAGCCAGGTTCAATCACTCCGCATACTAAGTTCGAAGCGGAAGTGTATGTACTGAGCAAAGAAGAAGGTGGTCGTCATACGCCATTCTTCAAAGGCTACCGTCCCCAGTTTTACTTCCGTACGACAGACGTTACGGGTGCAGTAGAGCTTCCAGAAGGCGTAGAAATGGTTATGCCTGGTGACAACATCAAATTCGTAGTGGATCTGATTGCACCAATCGCTATGGACGACGGTCTGCGTTTCGCGATTCGCGAAGGTGGCCGTACAGTAGGCGCTGGCGTAGTATCAAAAATCCTGGATTAA